From a region of the Palaeococcus ferrophilus DSM 13482 genome:
- a CDS encoding helix-turn-helix domain-containing protein — protein MKKAALITLLLIILPLASAQYTAELSLTVYRDGYVGVDIKIVPDEYTAQVSIPLPGSTYESLFVVDEEGNPLDYSVEGGTMVINTGNASLVEVSYYTPDLTTKAGPVWTLSLNSSVPFTVVLPEGTTVVDLSDVPLSIAGENITMPSGNQSISYVLSASVNVEEPSPSGSSYTPAIAVILLLFAALAAGVYLRRPREKGEEKPLDKDAYLKKMEGFELNDYERDALLYILERGGRASQAEVRKALDIPKTTAWRMFKRLEKQGLVKIVKGSKENWVELKP, from the coding sequence ATGAAGAAGGCGGCTCTAATCACTCTCCTGCTCATAATTCTTCCCCTTGCGTCGGCCCAGTATACCGCTGAGCTCTCCCTAACGGTCTACAGGGACGGCTACGTCGGCGTTGATATAAAAATAGTCCCGGATGAGTACACGGCACAGGTCAGCATCCCCCTGCCCGGGAGCACCTACGAGAGCCTCTTCGTTGTGGATGAGGAGGGAAACCCCCTCGACTACTCCGTGGAAGGTGGCACGATGGTCATAAACACGGGGAACGCCTCCCTCGTGGAGGTGAGCTACTACACCCCCGACCTCACCACAAAAGCAGGCCCGGTGTGGACTTTGAGCTTAAACAGCAGCGTCCCCTTCACCGTGGTTCTGCCCGAGGGCACCACGGTCGTGGACCTGAGCGACGTGCCCCTCTCAATAGCGGGGGAGAACATAACGATGCCCTCCGGAAACCAGAGCATAAGCTACGTGCTGAGCGCGTCCGTTAACGTGGAGGAGCCGTCTCCCTCAGGCAGCTCATACACGCCCGCCATAGCTGTTATCCTCCTTCTCTTTGCAGCTCTCGCCGCGGGGGTTTACCTACGGCGCCCGCGGGAGAAAGGGGAAGAGAAACCCCTGGACAAAGATGCCTACCTAAAGAAGATGGAGGGGTTTGAGCTCAACGACTACGAGAGGGATGCGCTCCTCTACATCCTCGAGAGGGGCGGCAGGGCCAGCCAGGCCGAGGTAAGGAAAGCCCTCGACATACCCAAAACCACAGCGTGGAGGATGTTCAAGCGCCTCGAGAAACAGGGGCTGGTGAAAATCGTCAAGGGGTCAAAGGAGAACTGGGTGGAGCTCAAACCCTGA
- a CDS encoding Mov34/MPN/PAD-1 family protein, with amino-acid sequence MKARIRRELLDYLLEMARSFYPNEFAGLLREKDGIFEEVLILPKGYYGRGSVFFDTYLLPHDEDVKGTVHSHPGLPRPSKADLHFFSKFGGVHLIIGFPFEYWSVKAYTSDGKEIEVEIVP; translated from the coding sequence ATGAAGGCCAGAATAAGGCGCGAGCTCCTCGACTACCTCCTTGAGATGGCCAGGAGCTTTTACCCAAACGAGTTCGCGGGCCTGCTTCGGGAGAAGGATGGAATCTTCGAGGAGGTGCTTATACTCCCGAAGGGCTACTACGGCAGGGGGAGCGTGTTCTTCGACACCTACCTCCTCCCTCACGACGAGGACGTGAAGGGGACGGTCCACTCCCACCCTGGCCTCCCTCGACCATCGAAGGCAGACCTTCACTTCTTTTCAAAATTTGGGGGCGTTCACCTGATAATCGGCTTCCCCTTCGAGTACTGGAGCGTTAAGGCCTACACCAGCGATGGAAAAGAGATAGAGGTGGAGATAGTGCCGTGA
- a CDS encoding RidA family protein, with translation MKEIVFTERAPRPVGPYSQAVKAGSFLFIAGQIPINPETGALVEGDIKAQTRQALENVKAIVEAAGGSLNDVVKVTVYLRDMGDFGAMNEVYSEYFNSSKPARAAVEVSNLPKGVAIEVEAIAYIPGE, from the coding sequence ATGAAGGAGATTGTTTTTACTGAAAGGGCTCCGAGACCTGTTGGCCCCTACAGCCAGGCCGTTAAAGCTGGCAGCTTCCTCTTCATAGCAGGGCAGATACCCATAAACCCCGAAACGGGAGCGCTCGTTGAGGGGGACATAAAGGCGCAGACGAGGCAGGCCCTCGAGAACGTTAAGGCCATAGTCGAGGCTGCCGGAGGGAGCCTCAACGACGTCGTCAAGGTGACGGTTTACCTGAGGGACATGGGCGACTTTGGGGCGATGAACGAGGTTTATTCAGAGTACTTCAATAGTTCAAAGCCGGCCAGGGCCGCGGTTGAGGTTTCCAACCTCCCCAAGGGCGTTGCCATAGAGGTTGAGGCCATCGCTTACATTCCGGGTGAGTGA
- a CDS encoding ribosome biogenesis/translation initiation ATPase RLI, with product MTRVAVIDYDKCNPDKCGHFLCERVCPVNRMGGEAIVIDEDNYKPIIQEASCTGCGICVHKCPFNAITIVNLPEELDEDCVHRYGINSFVLYRLPVVRSGSVTGILGPNGTGKTTAVRILSGELLPNLCGSNDSWDNVIKAFRGNELQNYFEALKERKVKTVVKPQYVDLIPKVVKGKVRDLLKKADERGIMGELVEELELGNILDREISQLSGGELQRVAIAAAMARDAQFYFFDEPSSYLDIRQRLKVARAIRKLAEEGKSVLVVEHDLAVLDYLSDNIHIVYGKPGAYGIFSTLKSTRVGINVFLSGYLPDENVRFRPYEIRFTKTSERVSQGGDVLVQYPALKKDYGSFKLEAEGGELYIGEVVSIVGPNGIGKTTFVKMLAGVEKPTEGEVDWTLEVSYKPQYIKADYEGTVFELLSKIDASKLMSNFYKTELLNPLGIPDLYDRYVSQLSGGELQRVAITAALLKDADLYLIDEPSAYLDVEQRLAVSKAIRNLMAKNNKTALVVEHDVLMIDYISDRVMVFEGEPGKHGRALPPMEMREGMNRFLANVGITFRRDPDTGRPRANKEGSVKDREQKQIGEYYYTFA from the coding sequence ATGACGAGAGTGGCGGTCATTGATTACGACAAGTGTAACCCGGACAAGTGCGGTCACTTCCTGTGTGAGCGCGTCTGTCCGGTTAATCGAATGGGTGGAGAGGCCATAGTCATAGACGAGGATAACTATAAGCCCATAATCCAGGAGGCCAGCTGTACCGGCTGCGGAATCTGCGTCCACAAGTGCCCCTTCAACGCGATAACCATTGTGAACCTTCCGGAGGAGCTAGACGAGGACTGTGTGCACCGCTACGGCATCAACTCCTTCGTCCTCTACCGCCTCCCAGTCGTGAGATCAGGTAGCGTTACGGGAATCCTCGGCCCCAACGGAACGGGTAAGACAACTGCCGTTAGGATACTCTCCGGTGAGCTTTTACCAAACCTCTGCGGCTCCAACGACAGCTGGGACAACGTCATAAAGGCCTTCCGCGGCAACGAGCTCCAGAACTACTTCGAGGCCCTTAAGGAGAGGAAGGTCAAGACCGTGGTGAAGCCGCAGTACGTGGACTTAATCCCCAAGGTTGTCAAGGGCAAGGTTCGTGACCTCCTGAAGAAAGCCGACGAGCGCGGAATCATGGGGGAGCTCGTGGAGGAGCTGGAGCTTGGGAACATCCTCGACAGGGAGATAAGCCAGCTCAGCGGTGGAGAGCTCCAAAGAGTGGCCATAGCCGCGGCCATGGCGAGGGACGCGCAGTTCTACTTCTTCGACGAGCCCTCGAGCTACCTCGACATAAGGCAGAGGCTGAAGGTAGCGAGGGCGATAAGAAAGCTGGCCGAGGAGGGTAAATCGGTCCTCGTGGTCGAACACGATTTAGCCGTTCTGGACTACCTCAGCGACAACATCCACATAGTCTACGGTAAGCCCGGCGCCTACGGTATATTCTCGACCCTCAAGAGCACGCGCGTGGGGATAAACGTCTTCCTCAGCGGTTACCTTCCGGATGAGAACGTGCGCTTCAGGCCCTACGAGATACGCTTCACGAAGACGAGCGAGAGGGTGTCCCAGGGAGGGGACGTTCTCGTCCAGTACCCGGCACTCAAGAAGGACTACGGCTCTTTTAAACTCGAGGCAGAGGGTGGCGAGCTCTACATAGGGGAAGTGGTGAGCATCGTTGGCCCCAACGGTATTGGTAAGACGACCTTTGTGAAAATGCTCGCTGGAGTGGAGAAACCGACGGAGGGCGAGGTTGACTGGACGCTTGAGGTCTCCTACAAGCCCCAGTACATAAAGGCCGACTACGAGGGGACGGTGTTCGAACTCCTGAGCAAGATAGACGCCTCCAAGCTCATGAGCAACTTCTACAAGACGGAGCTCCTCAACCCCCTCGGGATTCCAGACCTCTACGACCGCTATGTAAGCCAGCTCAGCGGTGGAGAGCTCCAGAGGGTGGCCATAACGGCGGCCCTCCTTAAGGATGCCGACCTCTACCTCATAGACGAGCCCTCCGCTTACCTCGACGTTGAGCAGAGGCTGGCCGTCTCGAAGGCGATAAGGAACCTCATGGCCAAGAACAACAAGACCGCCCTCGTGGTCGAGCACGACGTCCTCATGATAGACTACATAAGCGACCGCGTTATGGTCTTCGAGGGCGAGCCCGGAAAGCACGGAAGGGCTCTGCCTCCAATGGAGATGCGCGAGGGAATGAACCGCTTTTTGGCTAATGTCGGCATAACCTTCCGCAGGGATCCGGACACCGGAAGGCCGAGGGCCAACAAGGAAGGAAGCGTTAAGGACAGGGAGCAGAAGCAAATCGGGGAGTACTACTACACCTTCGCATAG
- the metG gene encoding methionine--tRNA ligase: MRYTVTSALPYANGPIHAGHLAGAYLPADIFVRYLRLKGEEVIFICGTDEHGTPITFRALKEGRSPREIVDEFHEHIKTTFERAKISFDYFGRTELPVHYRISQEFFLKALENGHLVKKVSKQAYCEHDKMFLPDRYVIGTCPYCGAENQRGDQCEVCGHPLTPEILINPRCNICGNPITFKDSAHYYIRMGDFQEKLKKWVEGQEHWKPNVRNTVLGWINEGLEERAMTRDLDWGIPVPLEDEDIKGKVLYVWFEAPIGYISITVEHFKRLGEEERWKDFWLRGRSKIVHFIGKDNIPFHAIFWPAFLMAHGGDWELPHDIPANEYLRLEGKKFSTSRNWAIWVHEFLDAFPADYLRYYLTAIMPETRDSDFSFADFKAKINDELVNILGNFVHRALTFANRYFDGAVPERGELDELDREAFEEIEKAFTEVGELIAEYRFKDALKRVMALAAFGNRYFDYKKPWKTAKENRERTATTVNVSLQIVKALGILLEPFLPDASEKIWHLLNLEEVKRWTFEEIPAGHRVRQASPMFRKVTDEEIIHFIVNYIGRGNPESARTLLDKYYRKDDVVKVTLERFGEGRKDEALALLKAIYGEEAFSKPKKTKKKENKEGKKMEYVSFDEFMKLDLRVGKIIEVNDHPNADKLYVVKVDLGDEVRQLVAGLKKYYKPEELLNHYVVIIANLEPKKLRGVESQGMLLAADDGERVALLMPDKELKLGSRIR; the protein is encoded by the coding sequence ATGAGGTACACCGTGACATCAGCGTTGCCTTACGCTAACGGGCCAATTCACGCGGGGCATCTGGCTGGGGCCTACCTTCCGGCGGATATCTTCGTGCGCTACCTCCGCCTGAAGGGTGAGGAAGTGATTTTCATCTGCGGAACGGACGAGCACGGGACGCCGATAACATTCCGCGCGCTGAAGGAGGGCAGAAGTCCGAGGGAGATAGTTGATGAGTTCCACGAGCACATAAAGACGACCTTTGAGAGGGCGAAGATAAGCTTCGACTACTTCGGGAGGACTGAGTTACCGGTTCACTACAGAATAAGCCAGGAGTTCTTCCTCAAGGCCCTTGAGAACGGCCACCTCGTTAAAAAGGTGAGCAAGCAGGCCTACTGCGAGCACGACAAGATGTTCCTCCCTGATCGCTACGTGATAGGCACGTGCCCCTACTGTGGCGCCGAGAACCAGAGGGGGGACCAGTGTGAGGTCTGCGGGCACCCCTTAACTCCCGAAATCCTCATCAACCCGCGCTGCAACATCTGCGGCAACCCGATCACCTTCAAGGACTCGGCACACTACTACATCCGCATGGGGGATTTCCAGGAGAAGCTCAAGAAGTGGGTCGAGGGGCAGGAGCACTGGAAGCCGAACGTGCGCAACACCGTCCTCGGCTGGATAAACGAGGGGCTCGAAGAGAGGGCCATGACGCGCGACCTCGACTGGGGTATTCCCGTTCCGCTCGAGGACGAGGATATTAAGGGAAAGGTGCTCTACGTCTGGTTCGAGGCTCCCATCGGCTACATCAGCATAACCGTGGAGCACTTCAAGCGCCTCGGCGAGGAGGAGAGATGGAAGGACTTCTGGCTCAGGGGAAGGAGCAAAATAGTCCACTTCATAGGCAAGGATAACATACCCTTCCACGCCATATTCTGGCCGGCCTTCCTCATGGCCCACGGCGGGGACTGGGAGCTGCCCCACGACATCCCCGCGAACGAGTACCTCCGTCTTGAGGGCAAGAAGTTCTCAACGAGCAGAAACTGGGCCATATGGGTTCACGAGTTCCTCGATGCGTTCCCTGCCGACTACCTCAGGTATTACCTCACCGCAATAATGCCCGAGACGAGGGACAGCGACTTTTCCTTCGCGGACTTCAAGGCGAAGATAAACGATGAGCTCGTTAACATCCTTGGAAACTTCGTGCACAGGGCCCTCACCTTCGCCAACCGCTACTTCGATGGGGCCGTTCCGGAAAGGGGCGAGCTGGACGAGCTCGACAGAGAGGCCTTTGAGGAGATAGAGAAAGCTTTTACCGAGGTCGGAGAGCTCATAGCGGAGTACCGCTTCAAAGATGCACTCAAGAGGGTTATGGCGCTCGCGGCATTTGGGAACAGGTACTTCGACTATAAGAAGCCATGGAAGACCGCTAAAGAGAACCGTGAGAGGACTGCCACAACGGTCAACGTCTCGCTCCAGATCGTTAAGGCCCTCGGGATACTCCTCGAGCCGTTCCTGCCGGATGCAAGCGAGAAGATATGGCACCTCCTCAACCTCGAAGAGGTTAAGCGCTGGACCTTCGAGGAAATTCCCGCAGGCCACCGCGTGAGGCAGGCAAGCCCGATGTTCAGGAAGGTCACGGACGAGGAGATAATCCACTTCATAGTTAACTACATCGGAAGGGGCAACCCCGAGAGCGCAAGAACGCTCCTCGACAAGTACTACAGGAAGGACGACGTGGTGAAGGTCACGCTCGAACGCTTCGGCGAGGGGAGGAAGGACGAAGCCCTTGCGCTCCTCAAGGCCATCTACGGCGAGGAGGCATTTAGCAAGCCCAAGAAAACCAAAAAGAAGGAAAATAAGGAGGGTAAGAAGATGGAGTACGTCAGCTTTGATGAATTCATGAAGCTCGACCTCAGGGTCGGAAAGATAATAGAGGTTAACGACCACCCCAACGCGGACAAGCTCTACGTGGTCAAGGTTGATCTTGGAGATGAAGTCAGACAGCTGGTCGCTGGCCTGAAGAAGTACTACAAGCCGGAGGAGCTCCTCAACCACTACGTCGTCATCATAGCGAACCTCGAGCCCAAGAAGCTCCGCGGTGTGGAGAGCCAGGGAATGCTATTGGCAGCGGATGACGGCGAGCGCGTGGCTTTACTCATGCCGGACAAGGAGCTCAAGCTCGGCTCAAGGATAAGGTAA
- a CDS encoding helix-turn-helix transcriptional regulator: MRAKLVAVVIVLLSLIPVVAGQYAIESLELTVYTDGYVRVAQTVQPENYTVSVSIPLLTPNVEGLTVVDEIGNPVPYEVNGSRLIVYFENATPLRITYYTPDLTAKNGSIWGVHFSSDVAVRVTFPESAVIVDLTDIPLEINGNSLLMPPGNQSISYVIKYRTDGAKTVSSPTSSPVGGPVGTSSTEAPLNVSGTVSQNEAPPGRPGSGALLAGLTALLILGVAGFAYIKRDGKKTSSPGISREDFERLLGQYELTKDEEKALFYVFDRGGRAKQSEVREMLGIPRTTAWRMFQRLEKQGLVRVYKKKRENWVELNL, from the coding sequence ATGAGGGCTAAATTGGTGGCAGTGGTTATCGTACTCCTTTCGCTCATCCCCGTGGTTGCGGGGCAGTACGCCATCGAATCACTTGAGCTCACTGTTTACACCGACGGATACGTTAGGGTGGCCCAAACAGTTCAGCCCGAGAACTACACCGTGAGCGTTTCCATTCCTCTCCTTACCCCGAACGTTGAGGGTCTAACCGTCGTTGATGAAATCGGAAACCCCGTGCCCTACGAGGTAAACGGGAGCAGGCTCATAGTTTACTTTGAAAACGCCACCCCCCTCAGGATTACGTACTACACCCCTGATTTAACCGCCAAGAACGGCTCCATATGGGGTGTTCACTTTTCCTCCGACGTAGCGGTTAGGGTAACCTTCCCCGAGAGTGCGGTTATAGTTGACCTGACGGACATACCCCTTGAGATAAATGGGAACTCCCTTCTGATGCCCCCTGGCAATCAGAGCATTTCCTACGTCATCAAATACCGGACGGACGGGGCAAAAACGGTATCCTCACCCACGTCATCGCCTGTGGGAGGTCCTGTTGGCACGTCCTCCACTGAGGCCCCCTTAAACGTGAGTGGAACAGTGTCCCAAAATGAAGCCCCCCCGGGGAGACCGGGAAGCGGGGCACTGCTCGCCGGTTTAACGGCTCTCCTGATCCTTGGGGTGGCGGGGTTTGCCTACATCAAAAGAGATGGGAAGAAGACGTCGTCCCCCGGCATAAGCAGGGAGGACTTCGAAAGACTGCTCGGGCAGTACGAGCTGACAAAGGACGAGGAAAAGGCCTTGTTCTACGTATTCGACCGCGGAGGGAGGGCAAAGCAGTCCGAGGTTAGGGAGATGCTGGGAATACCGAGAACAACCGCGTGGAGAATGTTCCAGCGCCTCGAGAAGCAGGGGCTGGTTAGGGTATACAAGAAAAAGAGGGAAAACTGGGTGGAGCTCAACCTTTAG
- a CDS encoding HsdR family type I site-specific deoxyribonuclease: MRGNLRILIVLFMGALIPLSTAAWAASINATETSTPEVANQTLSSSTSNITTNETNTTITMAYNMLVIVDNVANYTTGLMADLRANNSTIPNETLELYIQAEELRAQAWELYNAANYSESINASMSALYLYKEVVEELTEYYKEHGESKMESEEEYYGLALDAKEELQRSAEYFPYAERVIEEGRSEGIDVTPVEELYNATKAAYTVVAQDIANGNLTALEGDLEYAKELKDKLEDAIEELSEQIVDARAEEISQTFVEKLQGQMVLMQELISTLQNSTVNSTDLQENLEELQAMYEEFNALVEEGQYEEALDMLHDINDELKDIIEETREIEKEYHKEKEEWEEDEDHEEKEEKEERMEKDEEDTEQHGEYSESDTPGDQNQSEEYEEEQNPSDGSDKMNSGDGNESDDHEEGDEEGQ; this comes from the coding sequence ATGAGGGGCAACTTAAGAATATTGATTGTACTGTTTATGGGGGCACTGATACCGCTGAGCACGGCGGCGTGGGCAGCGAGCATCAACGCAACGGAAACCAGTACTCCAGAGGTGGCCAACCAGACACTGTCCAGCAGCACGTCAAACATAACCACGAACGAGACCAACACAACCATTACTATGGCATACAACATGCTCGTGATAGTTGACAACGTCGCCAACTATACGACGGGCCTGATGGCGGATCTTAGGGCCAACAATTCGACCATTCCAAACGAGACTCTCGAACTCTACATTCAGGCAGAGGAGCTTAGGGCACAGGCGTGGGAGCTTTACAACGCGGCAAATTACAGCGAGAGCATAAACGCCTCAATGTCTGCCCTGTACCTCTATAAAGAGGTCGTGGAGGAGCTGACCGAATACTATAAGGAGCACGGGGAATCCAAAATGGAGTCTGAGGAGGAGTACTATGGGCTTGCCCTCGACGCGAAGGAGGAGCTCCAGAGGTCTGCGGAATACTTCCCCTACGCCGAGAGGGTGATAGAAGAGGGCAGGAGCGAGGGCATTGATGTAACACCCGTTGAGGAACTCTACAACGCGACCAAGGCCGCGTATACAGTGGTTGCACAGGACATTGCCAACGGTAACCTTACCGCACTAGAGGGCGACCTTGAGTACGCCAAGGAGCTCAAGGATAAGTTGGAGGACGCCATTGAGGAGCTTTCGGAGCAGATAGTGGACGCAAGGGCGGAGGAGATAAGCCAGACATTTGTGGAAAAACTCCAGGGGCAGATGGTGCTCATGCAGGAGCTCATATCCACGCTCCAAAACTCCACTGTGAACTCAACGGACCTCCAGGAAAACCTTGAGGAACTTCAGGCGATGTACGAGGAGTTCAACGCACTGGTTGAGGAGGGGCAGTATGAGGAAGCGCTCGACATGTTGCACGATATCAATGATGAACTAAAGGACATAATAGAGGAAACAAGGGAGATAGAGAAGGAGTACCACAAGGAGAAAGAGGAATGGGAAGAGGACGAGGATCACGAGGAAAAGGAAGAGAAAGAGGAGCGCATGGAGAAAGACGAGGAAGATACGGAACAGCATGGTGAGTACTCTGAGAGCGATACCCCCGGGGACCAGAATCAGAGCGAGGAATACGAAGAGGAGCAAAATCCGAGCGACGGTTCGGACAAGATGAACAGCGGGGATGGAAACGAGAGCGATGATCACGAGGAAGGGGACGAGGAGGGGCAGTGA
- the amrS gene encoding AmmeMemoRadiSam system radical SAM enzyme has protein sequence MREAAYWEPLDGGRVRCRLCPLNCIINDGHRGSCKVRKNVGGKLYTLNYGRVSSMALDPIEKKPLFHFYPGSCAFSIGTVGCNMHCKHCQNWEISQADESFPYLRSVSPREIMKLAEQYGCESIAYTYNEPVIWYEFVLDTAKLAKKEGFHNLMITNGYINEEPFRELAPYIDAMNIDIKAFNDEFYMRIASVPSGEPSRRTALIAKKEFGIHVELTYLIIPTLNDEEEEIRAFARWVVENLGDDTPVHFSRYFPHYRLHLPLTPVETIEMAYRVAKEEGLKFVYVGNIPGHRGEHTYCPSCGKPLIVRWGFSIEEYHIKDGKCEYCGTEIPVVGEYSGKRYRGMWW, from the coding sequence ATGAGAGAAGCTGCCTACTGGGAACCGCTTGACGGAGGGAGGGTAAGGTGCCGCCTCTGCCCCCTCAACTGCATCATAAACGATGGTCACCGCGGTTCCTGTAAAGTGAGAAAAAACGTTGGGGGAAAGCTTTACACCCTCAACTATGGCAGGGTATCCTCCATGGCCCTCGACCCCATCGAGAAGAAGCCCCTTTTCCACTTCTACCCCGGTTCGTGCGCCTTCTCCATAGGCACCGTCGGGTGCAACATGCACTGCAAACACTGCCAGAACTGGGAGATAAGCCAGGCGGACGAGAGTTTTCCCTACCTGAGAAGCGTTTCCCCACGGGAGATCATGAAGCTGGCGGAACAGTACGGCTGTGAGAGCATAGCCTACACCTACAACGAGCCGGTCATATGGTACGAGTTCGTCCTCGACACTGCCAAGCTGGCCAAGAAGGAAGGCTTCCACAACCTAATGATAACCAACGGCTACATCAACGAGGAGCCCTTCAGGGAACTTGCACCGTACATAGACGCCATGAACATTGACATTAAGGCGTTCAACGATGAGTTCTACATGAGGATAGCCTCCGTCCCGAGTGGGGAGCCGAGCAGGAGAACTGCCCTAATAGCGAAGAAGGAATTCGGAATCCACGTCGAGCTGACCTACCTTATAATCCCGACCCTGAACGACGAGGAAGAGGAAATTCGCGCCTTCGCCCGCTGGGTGGTTGAGAACCTTGGGGATGACACACCGGTCCATTTCTCGCGCTACTTCCCCCACTACCGCCTTCATCTCCCGCTGACCCCGGTGGAGACGATAGAGATGGCCTACCGGGTTGCCAAGGAAGAGGGTTTGAAGTTCGTCTACGTTGGAAACATTCCCGGTCACCGCGGTGAGCACACGTACTGCCCGTCCTGTGGAAAACCTTTAATAGTGCGCTGGGGCTTTAGCATTGAAGAGTATCATATCAAGGATGGAAAATGCGAATACTGCGGCACCGAAATTCCCGTGGTCGGGGAATACTCGGGGAAGAGGTACCGCGGAATGTGGTGGTAG
- a CDS encoding S-layer protein, with translation MKVRKIAALAVGAAMIGATMGYASAQLNVPKDFFVKDGMPNAKIVVGSNAAAMDVASAADIAVAIGSMLYTAEEVQADGVSVVVKKDITTYPDPIKVYSNWYEDYGTVTATKYDELPTDAWWNGSAYNGSYTDWDAITPKFTTEIENMDSIKGDKQIDWDINIDKIMILDSDGKTPDQTGNLPPKSATLKIPAGNFTITFNFVIKKWEVTTSSTDPQWGLTTTSTETVVDDDQPSGGVEKETVYSGITSGTTFTLLGNEYYVLNVQNDTLTYGKDHGVQWFHVGDEMEFDGYKIQVVDISINEQRVLLRVTAPDGRNDLVIISVTDGEKDVSELSTKFNPGELVLTLDNTFVGIDGNLIAQLEIRTNVVSVSSGDEFISGWTATFLPGTGNTIETIVLTNKNDLSGSDLDILGKYKVSYEFHEWTKTADFDNDGEADDTRYTAKAQIVIDPTEKVYDEKELKVGDELEGWSIEQIKGATYTKITVNPAESITVLDTEVDLNAVDSNLILVGGPVANSVTAYLVDQGLSQINWYLSDGDIEFIENAFGDFSVIIVAGKNRESTRAAAQELLDYLKDLA, from the coding sequence ATGAAGGTAAGGAAGATCGCGGCCCTCGCAGTTGGTGCCGCAATGATTGGCGCAACCATGGGATACGCCAGCGCTCAGCTCAACGTCCCGAAGGACTTCTTCGTTAAGGACGGAATGCCCAACGCTAAAATCGTGGTTGGAAGCAACGCAGCCGCTATGGACGTTGCCAGCGCGGCCGACATAGCCGTCGCCATAGGAAGCATGCTCTACACGGCCGAGGAGGTTCAGGCCGACGGTGTGAGCGTTGTCGTTAAGAAGGACATAACCACCTACCCCGACCCGATAAAGGTTTACAGCAACTGGTACGAGGACTACGGTACCGTAACCGCTACCAAGTACGATGAACTCCCCACCGACGCCTGGTGGAACGGAAGCGCCTACAACGGCAGCTACACCGACTGGGACGCCATAACCCCCAAGTTCACCACTGAGATTGAGAACATGGACTCAATCAAGGGCGACAAGCAGATTGACTGGGACATCAACATTGACAAGATAATGATCCTTGACAGCGACGGCAAGACCCCTGACCAGACCGGTAACCTCCCGCCCAAGAGTGCCACCCTTAAGATACCGGCCGGAAACTTCACCATCACGTTCAACTTCGTCATCAAGAAGTGGGAAGTCACCACCAGCAGCACCGACCCGCAGTGGGGTCTCACCACCACGAGCACCGAGACCGTCGTTGACGACGACCAGCCAAGCGGAGGCGTTGAGAAGGAGACCGTTTACAGCGGCATAACCTCCGGCACGACCTTCACGCTCCTCGGCAACGAGTACTACGTCCTCAACGTCCAGAACGACACCCTCACCTACGGTAAGGACCACGGCGTCCAGTGGTTCCACGTCGGCGACGAGATGGAGTTCGACGGCTACAAGATACAGGTCGTTGACATAAGCATCAACGAGCAGAGGGTCCTCCTCAGGGTCACCGCCCCCGACGGAAGGAACGACCTCGTCATCATAAGCGTTACCGACGGCGAGAAGGACGTCAGCGAGCTCTCAACCAAGTTCAACCCCGGTGAGCTCGTCCTCACGCTCGACAACACCTTCGTCGGTATTGACGGAAACCTCATCGCCCAGCTCGAGATAAGGACCAACGTCGTCTCAGTCAGCAGCGGCGATGAGTTCATTTCAGGCTGGACCGCCACCTTCCTTCCGGGAACTGGCAACACCATCGAGACCATCGTCCTCACCAACAAGAACGACCTCAGCGGAAGTGACCTTGACATCCTCGGCAAGTACAAGGTCTCCTACGAGTTCCACGAGTGGACCAAGACCGCCGACTTTGACAACGACGGTGAGGCCGACGACACCAGGTACACCGCCAAGGCCCAGATCGTCATAGACCCGACCGAGAAGGTCTACGACGAGAAGGAGCTCAAGGTCGGCGACGAGCTCGAGGGCTGGAGCATCGAGCAGATCAAGGGCGCCACCTACACCAAGATAACCGTCAACCCGGCCGAGAGCATAACCGTCCTCGACACCGAGGTTGACCTCAACGCCGTTGACAGCAACCTCATCCTCGTCGGCGGACCGGTCGCCAACAGCGTCACCGCCTACCTCGTTGACCAGGGACTCAGCCAGATCAACTGGTACCTCAGCGATGGAGACATCGAGTTCATTGAGAACGCCTTCGGCGACTTCTCCGTCATCATCGTTGCCGGTAAGAACAGGGAGAGCACCAGGGCTGCCGCCCAGGAGCTCCTTGACTACCTCAAGGACCTCGCTTGA